A stretch of Paenibacillus sp. URB8-2 DNA encodes these proteins:
- a CDS encoding S-layer homology domain-containing protein: MKRRMLKKLALHASIAGLLSGLLTPYGAGKVSANALGEGLDYTKVPKLLITELVPDSSNVAGSDAYEFIEVYNNSSRPVSLKDYSLDYHYLNASGSDVDAVWSLTSLADNPVIPSKQSVVLWVMNSVNTGLTAADFNGNYGTSLVEGGNLFRVSGGNGMHNSAVRDFFLKDSYGKVVVSASYQNDDQTKPDKGIFYAYPMGGSTAMTMVGTGDYAAGLHGATPGTVESQFMPERTSDDSATELAIQHVPVTEAIDDIDLKLTAGVTANVYGDPTNVTAAVYYKLDSEAAYTRLPMSINAERSANDNFAFEASIPKERLTEDKLQYYIEANDGWVTKKTEVYTVQVKVLDFDPAKVPPLLVTELTPNTTNVNGADGYEFIEIYNNTDKTINLKDYKIYYRYTDSGPDADLVWRTDREEMMIGPGKTLVFWVINNGNGSKKVADFNANFHTHLTENQDIYKIYSDGMANGSKRGVAIGTNTHADISAAYYDGALTNETPDNKGIQYKYPANGSTNMIKLSSGTEQASPGSVNPAQVPQILVSVPDDNEPPTIADMTGTSSIDQSQNLAIVGDAGDNQSVKSVKLYYKSDQLSEYSSRYLYVDYNDTMYHFTLYSPDLIGKSSVQYYYVVSDGTQEVTSDIYKVNITGGPDRSALRLNIKDGDLIRGTKTVKGTAEQAGPDTLRLDIDGKPLTSGTYHAAEKDAFFAFDANSVNYYFKNGVTIGNEILYTFMDPINAYTTLSVPIADTRLKAGDNVISVRAGTKSSPFDDRPEENKDDFTVKNIRLVFADGTVVYDPGYANPVKEIKMGDSAGRFPVVDFHFNLPDEQLKSKAYDWDTTKLPDGPHQVAVQSAEYGQKTVDITVDNTAPAIVASVEEGKTYRGEFTLNAKITDALAGVESSEAALDGETIELPYATSSSKLKPGNHTLTIKAADKIGNAADKNITFNVPNENPLKPDLVFPANEQSGAAGDLTVKVQDPTGDPMKVSFYKGYLFDASHQAGFMAYKNASEVEPPGMLKPEGEQAFTQEEYSLIGTADEQYLNNDSDEKFPYHRFEVKLDPSVKATDSVVIDWQGKSLGGRQVSMYAWSPASKVWNKLDGRVAGNEDFTLTAEVPAGDYAVDGTIHVIVQDQIPVSQDPYDFSFVWMSDTQYYSESYPEIYRGNVKWIVDHKDDMNIKYVIHTGDVVDEADKEYQWQEADKDMKVLEDAKVPYGVLAGNHDVSHQNSDYTKFYQYFGDQRFKSQPTFGGSYLNNRGHYDLISAGGNDFVVVYMGWDIRDEDIQWVDEVVKKFPDRKAILNFHEYLLVSGNRAPIADKIYERVVVPNPNVIAVLSGHYHDAEELVDQIDDNGDGVADRKVYQMLADYQGAEMGGLGYIRLLQFDVKNNKIHVKTYSPYLDDYNFYEPGEHPGKDEFDLDVDLQPMKKRVATDYFGVKVYTGEQIDEKTGVASGSNASIHWEGLKAGGYYQWYAVAQDAYSGSARSDIWGFTAGKVSEAPVPTQTPAAALPAPTPTPTPTPTPSATPAPTVPPTAVPFNDVGSKYDWAKEAIDTLTEKGIFKGTSDTTFDPAKNMTRADFMVLLVRMLDLKADFNSNFSDVRATDYYYEAAGIVRQLGIATGVGGGKFNPKEAISRQDLMVLLMRALEVNGKLKLSGTETDLSRFRDKSQVASYAKDAVAAMINAGIVQGSGSGLNPAGTATRAETAQILYRVYNKVK, translated from the coding sequence TTGAAAAGAAGAATGTTGAAAAAGCTGGCGTTACATGCGTCAATTGCCGGTTTGCTGTCTGGCTTGCTAACACCATACGGTGCGGGCAAGGTGAGTGCCAACGCGTTGGGGGAAGGGCTCGATTATACGAAAGTTCCCAAGCTGTTGATCACGGAGCTGGTGCCGGACAGTTCGAACGTTGCAGGTTCCGACGCTTATGAATTCATTGAAGTCTACAACAATTCAAGCCGGCCGGTTTCGCTGAAGGATTACAGTCTGGATTACCACTATCTGAATGCGAGCGGCTCAGATGTTGATGCGGTCTGGTCGTTGACTTCATTGGCCGACAATCCGGTAATCCCATCCAAACAATCGGTTGTGTTATGGGTGATGAACAGCGTAAATACGGGGCTTACCGCCGCCGATTTTAACGGCAATTACGGTACCTCGCTGGTTGAAGGAGGAAACCTGTTCCGTGTTTCAGGTGGAAATGGCATGCACAACAGCGCCGTACGGGATTTTTTTCTTAAAGACAGCTACGGGAAGGTCGTCGTTTCGGCGTCCTATCAGAATGATGATCAGACTAAGCCGGACAAAGGAATTTTTTATGCCTATCCGATGGGCGGAAGTACGGCTATGACGATGGTGGGAACGGGCGATTATGCGGCCGGACTGCATGGGGCGACGCCGGGAACGGTTGAAAGCCAATTTATGCCGGAACGCACATCCGATGATTCCGCCACTGAACTTGCCATTCAGCACGTCCCCGTTACTGAAGCTATCGATGACATCGATCTGAAGCTTACGGCCGGTGTGACGGCCAATGTATACGGCGACCCGACGAACGTAACCGCGGCCGTATACTACAAGCTGGACTCCGAGGCTGCGTATACCCGGCTTCCGATGAGCATTAACGCGGAGAGATCGGCGAACGATAATTTTGCTTTTGAGGCTTCGATTCCGAAGGAACGGCTGACGGAGGACAAGCTGCAGTATTACATAGAGGCTAACGACGGATGGGTCACGAAGAAGACCGAAGTCTACACCGTCCAGGTTAAAGTGCTCGACTTCGATCCGGCCAAGGTGCCTCCGCTGCTGGTCACCGAGCTGACTCCGAATACGACCAATGTCAACGGCGCGGACGGGTACGAATTTATCGAAATCTATAACAATACGGACAAGACCATCAATCTGAAGGATTACAAAATTTATTACCGGTACACGGACTCGGGACCGGATGCGGATCTCGTCTGGCGGACCGACCGGGAAGAGATGATGATTGGCCCGGGCAAGACGCTTGTCTTTTGGGTCATTAACAACGGCAATGGAAGCAAGAAGGTCGCCGACTTCAACGCGAATTTCCATACCCATCTGACAGAAAATCAGGATATCTATAAAATCTATTCGGACGGTATGGCCAATGGCTCCAAGCGCGGTGTAGCGATCGGCACCAACACGCATGCGGATATATCCGCAGCGTACTACGACGGAGCTTTGACCAATGAAACGCCCGATAACAAGGGGATTCAGTATAAGTATCCGGCCAACGGCAGCACGAACATGATTAAGTTGAGCTCCGGAACGGAACAAGCGTCCCCGGGCAGCGTTAATCCGGCTCAAGTGCCTCAAATCCTGGTATCGGTACCGGATGACAACGAGCCGCCGACGATTGCGGATATGACGGGAACGAGCAGCATCGACCAGTCTCAGAACCTTGCGATCGTGGGCGACGCCGGGGATAATCAAAGCGTCAAATCGGTGAAGCTCTATTATAAATCGGACCAGCTGAGTGAATATTCCAGCCGCTACCTGTACGTGGATTACAATGACACAATGTATCATTTTACCCTCTATTCTCCGGACTTGATCGGCAAGTCCTCCGTGCAATACTATTACGTGGTATCGGACGGAACACAGGAGGTCACCTCGGATATTTATAAAGTAAATATCACCGGCGGGCCGGACCGGAGTGCGCTTCGGCTCAATATCAAGGACGGCGATTTGATCCGCGGAACCAAGACGGTCAAGGGAACAGCGGAGCAGGCCGGGCCGGATACCCTTCGGCTTGACATCGACGGCAAGCCGCTGACAAGCGGAACGTATCATGCAGCCGAGAAGGACGCGTTCTTTGCTTTTGACGCCAATTCGGTCAACTATTATTTCAAGAACGGCGTAACGATCGGCAATGAAATTTTATATACGTTCATGGACCCGATCAACGCCTATACAACACTCTCCGTGCCGATTGCCGATACCCGGTTGAAGGCGGGCGACAATGTGATCTCGGTCCGCGCGGGAACGAAATCCTCGCCTTTCGATGATCGTCCGGAAGAGAATAAAGATGATTTTACCGTGAAGAATATCCGGCTTGTTTTTGCGGATGGAACGGTTGTTTATGATCCGGGATACGCAAATCCGGTTAAAGAAATCAAAATGGGAGACAGCGCAGGGAGATTCCCGGTTGTTGATTTCCATTTCAATCTGCCGGATGAACAGCTCAAATCCAAAGCCTATGACTGGGATACGACCAAGCTGCCGGATGGTCCGCATCAAGTAGCCGTGCAGAGCGCCGAATATGGGCAAAAGACCGTTGATATTACGGTAGATAATACAGCTCCAGCCATTGTTGCGAGTGTCGAGGAAGGCAAAACGTATCGCGGCGAATTTACGCTGAACGCCAAAATCACGGATGCCCTCGCGGGCGTCGAATCTTCGGAAGCGGCTCTGGACGGGGAAACGATCGAACTGCCCTATGCAACCTCTTCGTCCAAGCTGAAACCGGGCAATCACACCTTGACCATTAAGGCGGCCGACAAAATCGGCAATGCCGCGGACAAGAACATTACCTTCAATGTACCCAATGAAAATCCGCTGAAGCCGGATCTTGTATTTCCTGCCAATGAGCAGTCCGGCGCCGCAGGCGACCTGACGGTTAAGGTGCAGGACCCGACGGGCGATCCAATGAAGGTGAGCTTTTATAAAGGCTATCTCTTCGATGCTTCGCATCAAGCCGGATTCATGGCTTACAAGAACGCATCGGAGGTGGAGCCTCCAGGGATGCTGAAGCCGGAAGGCGAGCAGGCCTTTACGCAGGAAGAGTACAGCCTGATCGGCACCGCCGACGAGCAATATCTCAATAACGATTCCGACGAGAAATTCCCATATCACCGGTTTGAGGTGAAGCTTGATCCTTCCGTCAAAGCCACGGATTCGGTGGTGATCGATTGGCAGGGTAAATCGCTGGGAGGACGCCAGGTCAGCATGTATGCCTGGAGCCCGGCATCGAAGGTGTGGAACAAGCTGGACGGAAGGGTTGCCGGGAATGAGGATTTCACGTTAACCGCGGAAGTGCCGGCAGGCGACTATGCGGTGGATGGAACGATTCATGTCATTGTTCAGGACCAAATTCCGGTTAGCCAGGACCCTTACGATTTCAGCTTTGTCTGGATGTCGGATACGCAGTATTACTCTGAGAGTTATCCTGAAATATATAGAGGCAATGTGAAGTGGATTGTGGACCATAAAGATGATATGAACATCAAATATGTAATTCATACCGGAGACGTCGTCGACGAGGCCGATAAGGAATATCAATGGCAGGAAGCCGACAAGGATATGAAGGTTTTGGAGGATGCCAAAGTTCCTTATGGGGTGCTTGCAGGCAACCATGATGTATCGCATCAGAATTCGGATTACACTAAATTTTACCAATATTTCGGGGATCAGCGTTTCAAGAGCCAGCCTACCTTTGGCGGTTCCTATCTCAATAACAGGGGCCACTACGATCTGATTTCGGCAGGCGGGAATGATTTTGTCGTTGTCTATATGGGCTGGGATATCCGCGACGAAGACATTCAATGGGTGGATGAGGTTGTAAAAAAATTCCCGGACCGCAAGGCGATCCTCAATTTCCACGAGTATCTGCTTGTATCCGGGAACCGTGCTCCGATTGCGGACAAGATTTATGAACGTGTCGTTGTGCCTAACCCGAATGTCATCGCAGTGCTGAGCGGACATTATCACGACGCCGAAGAATTAGTCGATCAAATTGATGACAACGGCGACGGCGTGGCGGACCGCAAGGTGTACCAAATGCTGGCCGACTATCAAGGAGCTGAAATGGGCGGCCTCGGCTATATCCGGCTGCTGCAGTTCGATGTCAAGAACAACAAGATTCATGTGAAGACCTACTCGCCTTATCTGGACGATTATAATTTCTATGAACCCGGTGAACATCCGGGCAAGGATGAATTCGATCTGGATGTGGACCTTCAGCCGATGAAGAAAAGGGTGGCCACCGACTATTTCGGTGTGAAGGTGTACACCGGCGAACAGATTGACGAAAAGACTGGCGTAGCCAGCGGCAGTAACGCGAGCATACATTGGGAAGGCTTAAAGGCAGGAGGCTACTATCAATGGTATGCAGTCGCTCAAGACGCATACAGCGGTTCGGCCCGCTCCGACATTTGGGGATTCACGGCCGGCAAAGTCTCGGAGGCACCGGTGCCGACCCAAACGCCGGCAGCTGCCTTGCCTGCTCCGACGCCTACGCCTACGCCAACACCGACGCCGAGCGCAACTCCGGCGCCGACTGTTCCTCCAACGGCTGTTCCATTCAATGACGTAGGCAGTAAATACGATTGGGCCAAGGAAGCAATTGATACACTTACGGAGAAAGGTATCTTTAAAGGAACTTCGGATACAACCTTTGACCCGGCCAAAAACATGACGAGAGCCGACTTCATGGTGCTGCTGGTCCGGATGCTTGATCTGAAGGCCGATTTCAATTCCAACTTCAGCGATGTTCGCGCTACCGATTATTATTATGAAGCTGCGGGCATTGTACGGCAGCTTGGCATCGCCACCGGTGTGGGCGGAGGAAAGTTTAATCCTAAAGAGGCCATTTCAAGACAGGATCTGATGGTGCTGCTGATGCGTGCCCTGGAGGTAAACGGCAAGCTGAAGCTGTCGGGAACTGAAACCGATCTTAGCCGGTTCCGGGATAAATCACAGGTGGCTTCTTACGCCAAGGATGCTGTGGCCGCTATGATTAATGCCGGAATCGTACAAGGAAGCGGTTCGGGCTTGAACCCTGCCGGTACTGCAACAAGAGCGGAAACCGCACAAATCCTCTACCGGGTATACAATAAAGTGAAGTAA
- a CDS encoding class I SAM-dependent methyltransferase, with amino-acid sequence MQSITPQAYWNQVFNRIQGKEFENASSWLRRYQPYLNEIHGKPVLEIGCGSGSDTRVLVEDGYQVTATDFSQAALALVRDKLPEATLVLHDTRYPFPFADKSFDAVISSLSLHYFKKDSMTRIIGEIGRMLQPGGLFFVRLNSVNDTEAPKQHPIERYYYSLESCRELFTDWNERSLQEVIEDYHGKPKVIIEGMFEQVR; translated from the coding sequence TTGCAATCCATAACTCCACAAGCTTACTGGAATCAAGTGTTTAATCGGATACAAGGTAAAGAGTTTGAGAATGCTTCATCCTGGCTGCGGAGGTACCAACCGTATCTTAATGAGATACATGGTAAGCCGGTTCTCGAAATCGGCTGTGGAAGCGGAAGCGATACGCGGGTTCTTGTGGAAGATGGCTATCAAGTGACCGCCACCGACTTCTCGCAAGCGGCACTTGCCCTAGTCAGGGATAAGCTGCCGGAAGCGACCCTTGTCTTGCATGACACACGGTACCCGTTTCCTTTTGCGGACAAGTCCTTTGATGCGGTTATTTCGAGTCTGTCCTTGCACTATTTTAAAAAGGATTCGATGACCCGGATCATCGGAGAAATCGGACGTATGCTGCAGCCTGGAGGTTTGTTTTTCGTTCGCCTGAACTCGGTTAACGATACCGAAGCGCCGAAACAGCATCCGATTGAACGTTATTATTACAGCCTGGAATCCTGCAGAGAACTGTTTACGGATTGGAATGAAAGGAGTCTGCAGGAAGTTATCGAGGATTACCATGGAAAACCGAAAGTAATAATTGAAGGAATGTTCGAGCAAGTCCGTTAA
- a CDS encoding nuclease-related domain-containing protein gives MLSKLLALFKQDQPRKRQGNTNVSKKNAPTKTHSGKVESTRIGELGEHKINIQLDQLPKDCRHLSDLLLPNHKSGRGYSQIDHFVISPYGLFVIETKNYNGEIKGGRKDKYWSVSNRYKMYNPLMQNYGHIKALEAHLGEFIAAKYISMISFTMRCRFSIDPELRKIGSDELIVYDVELYDFLQRKIARLKSELSTPIFTPEHVDAIHAKVNALNITDPKARAEHVRLVQGRKYNG, from the coding sequence ATGTTAAGCAAGCTGCTGGCGTTATTTAAACAAGATCAGCCCCGGAAGAGACAGGGGAACACCAACGTTTCGAAGAAAAACGCTCCAACCAAAACACACTCAGGAAAAGTTGAATCCACGCGCATAGGAGAACTGGGCGAGCATAAAATTAACATTCAACTCGATCAGTTGCCCAAGGACTGCAGGCATTTAAGCGATCTCCTGCTGCCGAATCACAAATCCGGGAGAGGGTACTCCCAAATTGACCACTTTGTCATTTCGCCGTACGGATTATTTGTCATCGAAACCAAGAATTATAACGGCGAAATCAAGGGCGGGCGCAAAGATAAATATTGGAGCGTCAGCAACCGTTATAAAATGTATAATCCTCTAATGCAAAATTATGGACACATCAAGGCACTTGAAGCTCATTTAGGCGAATTTATAGCGGCCAAATATATTTCGATGATTTCTTTTACGATGAGATGCCGATTTAGCATCGATCCGGAGCTCCGCAAGATCGGTTCGGATGAGCTTATTGTTTACGATGTGGAATTATACGATTTTCTTCAGCGAAAAATAGCCCGATTAAAATCGGAGCTTTCCACACCGATCTTCACACCTGAACATGTGGATGCCATCCACGCAAAAGTGAATGCCTTGAACATTACAGATCCCAAAGCCAGAGCGGAGCATGTTCGGCTTGTTCAAGGGAGGAAATATAACGGATAA
- a CDS encoding class I SAM-dependent methyltransferase: MNDHKKELEGLKRLESQERLGGMPPERLLDLAGVRNHDDVLDIGAGGGYFTFSAAGRTKGRVYAVDSSSVMLDVLRSRARDLEKANVEVAEGSAEHLPLADGSVDVAIASLLLHILQSPEEGIREMCRVLKPGGRGLVVEWLHPREDGKPGHRIPLETMKLYLDACGAERVHEDIWTDTYYSIVFQKGSRK; encoded by the coding sequence ATGAACGATCACAAGAAGGAACTTGAGGGACTTAAGCGGCTGGAATCGCAGGAGCGGTTAGGCGGAATGCCTCCGGAACGGCTGCTCGACCTTGCAGGGGTAAGGAACCATGACGATGTGCTGGATATCGGCGCGGGTGGAGGCTATTTTACCTTCTCTGCCGCGGGGCGGACGAAGGGGCGTGTGTATGCGGTAGATTCTTCGTCTGTGATGCTCGATGTGCTGCGCAGCCGGGCTCGTGATTTGGAAAAAGCCAATGTTGAGGTAGCAGAAGGCTCGGCGGAGCATCTTCCGCTGGCGGATGGCTCGGTCGATGTGGCTATCGCGTCGCTTCTTTTGCATATTTTGCAGTCTCCCGAAGAAGGGATACGGGAAATGTGCCGGGTCCTGAAGCCCGGTGGCAGAGGACTTGTCGTGGAGTGGCTGCATCCCCGGGAAGACGGCAAGCCGGGCCACCGTATCCCCCTTGAGACGATGAAGCTTTATTTGGATGCCTGTGGTGCGGAAAGGGTCCATGAGGATATCTGGACAGATACGTACTATTCGATTGTATTTCAGAAGGGTTCCCGCAAGTGA
- a CDS encoding HD-GYP domain-containing protein — MSFEHLSGKKVKFDIVNKNGAVLVPADSVLNPATLRLLQQHEINPFDVVVQAVKEEQHTPDSPSKLIQEAAHYSKYLFDRLNFDRKVPLIEIKNQFIPVVRQISRHPDLFELFESVKAKDEYTHQHNIGVGVLSTMIGQWLNLEESELALLSLAATLHDIGKVRIPQELLLRPGKLTKEEFDEMKRHTIYGYEILKGTIGLSPRVMLVALQHHERLDGSGYPLHLKKGEIDFFSQIVAVADVFHAISSKRPHQDSMPFYHVVTLMRQGSFGELNPEIVSLLLDKFIYAMLGRQVLLSDGRVAEVIHINSFDDLHPLVKIDDSLLDLSRNRDIQIVQILG, encoded by the coding sequence ATGTCTTTCGAACATTTGTCGGGTAAAAAAGTGAAATTTGACATTGTGAACAAAAATGGCGCGGTATTGGTGCCTGCCGACTCGGTCCTCAATCCGGCTACTCTCCGTTTACTTCAGCAGCATGAAATCAACCCCTTCGATGTCGTCGTACAAGCTGTAAAAGAGGAGCAGCATACACCTGACTCTCCTTCAAAGTTGATCCAAGAGGCTGCTCATTATTCCAAATATTTATTTGACCGGCTTAATTTCGACCGCAAGGTGCCCCTAATCGAAATCAAGAACCAGTTTATCCCCGTGGTGCGCCAAATCTCCAGGCACCCTGATCTATTTGAACTGTTCGAGTCCGTTAAAGCCAAGGATGAATACACGCATCAGCATAATATCGGCGTAGGCGTGCTATCCACGATGATTGGGCAGTGGCTGAATCTGGAGGAATCGGAACTGGCATTGCTGTCGCTGGCGGCCACCCTTCACGATATTGGCAAGGTTAGGATTCCACAAGAGCTTCTGCTGAGGCCCGGAAAGCTGACAAAAGAAGAGTTCGATGAAATGAAGCGGCATACCATCTACGGATATGAAATACTCAAAGGCACCATCGGGTTAAGTCCGCGTGTCATGCTTGTCGCGTTGCAGCATCATGAACGGCTGGACGGCTCCGGGTATCCTTTGCATTTGAAAAAAGGGGAGATCGATTTTTTCAGCCAGATCGTCGCGGTTGCGGATGTGTTCCACGCGATTTCGTCCAAGCGGCCGCACCAGGATTCCATGCCTTTTTATCATGTCGTAACCCTGATGCGTCAAGGCTCGTTTGGAGAACTGAATCCGGAAATCGTCTCGCTTCTTCTGGATAAATTCATTTATGCCATGCTGGGAAGACAAGTGCTGCTTTCAGACGGCCGTGTGGCGGAAGTGATTCATATTAACTCTTTTGACGACTTGCATCCCCTGGTTAAGATTGATGATTCCCTGCTTGATCTTAGCCGGAACCGGGACATTCAAATCGTACAAATCCTGGGATGA
- a CDS encoding YkvA family protein, which yields MIKTLECPYCGQLNNVETDRFGEALCGACKRSFGSAALPPSSSIAEIASGSENASETPGKAAPDIGRWLSRIGGEAKQEEYVKQGFLQKIKKNAAKIPFAGEAVAMYYCAMDRQTPITAKLTAIGALAYIVLPVDIIPDFIAVLGFTDDAAAFWAAYKSISMHVKDEHREKAREWFEQ from the coding sequence ATGATCAAGACATTGGAATGTCCATACTGCGGACAGTTGAATAATGTGGAGACGGATCGGTTCGGCGAAGCTCTATGCGGGGCGTGCAAGCGCAGCTTCGGCAGCGCAGCTCTGCCGCCGTCATCATCCATTGCGGAGATTGCTTCCGGTTCGGAGAACGCTTCGGAGACTCCCGGGAAGGCGGCGCCGGATATCGGCCGCTGGCTCTCCAGGATTGGCGGCGAGGCCAAGCAAGAGGAGTATGTGAAGCAAGGCTTTTTGCAGAAGATCAAGAAGAATGCGGCGAAAATCCCCTTTGCGGGTGAGGCGGTTGCCATGTACTATTGCGCGATGGACCGGCAGACTCCGATTACGGCCAAGCTTACGGCAATCGGAGCGCTTGCCTACATTGTTCTTCCGGTTGATATCATTCCGGACTTCATCGCCGTATTGGGATTCACGGACGACGCGGCCGCGTTCTGGGCGGCTTATAAAAGCATCAGCATGCATGTGAAAGACGAACACCGCGAGAAGGCAAGGGAATGGTTCGAACAGTGA
- the rlmD gene encoding 23S rRNA (uracil(1939)-C(5))-methyltransferase RlmD, with product MNEHKRPSKGTSSYKEQPGGVRAGSGKDRMRSDKGRAVTGKAQEERSRRQNPDKLFAGRKQAGDSRPAAATGREHAEELRPGDRIVVTVKRLGINGEGIGYYRRKAVFIDGALPDEVVKAEVTQLQPKFIKARLLEVEKRSPDRIEPPCPVFGICGGCQIQHISYEGQLRAKTELVREAFSRYAGLEEVKIKPMLGMEHPWDYRNKAQLQLKRKGNEVIAGLYEAGSHDIVDISGCPIQHPQVNSAVEKVKSVLEEMRIPLHKENGAKDGVRTIVVRHGFQSGHLQVTLVAASARLPRQDDLIRLLRLTLPEVTGIALNVNPKKTPLIFGERTITLWGEDTMEESLGDLQFSLSPRAFFQLNPQQTVKLYESVRAAAGLTGRETVVDAYCGTGTIGLWLAPYAKVVRGIETIPEAVEDAKQNAARNGRANVSFHTGAAEELLPRWAKAGLTPDVIVADPPRTGLDPRFLEAVLRTKPNRFVYVSCNPSTLAKDCKVLLDGGYAIQWVQPVDMFPQTSHVECCVLLVRE from the coding sequence ATGAATGAACACAAGCGTCCCTCCAAGGGAACATCATCATATAAGGAACAGCCGGGGGGCGTACGCGCCGGGTCCGGTAAAGACCGCATGAGAAGTGATAAGGGCCGTGCCGTAACGGGTAAAGCACAGGAAGAGCGAAGCCGGCGGCAGAATCCGGACAAGCTCTTTGCCGGACGCAAGCAGGCAGGGGATTCCCGGCCAGCTGCAGCCACGGGACGGGAGCATGCCGAGGAGCTTCGCCCCGGGGATCGTATCGTTGTAACGGTCAAGCGGCTCGGCATTAACGGCGAAGGCATCGGATATTACCGGCGCAAGGCCGTGTTTATTGACGGGGCGCTGCCGGATGAAGTAGTGAAAGCCGAGGTAACGCAGCTTCAGCCGAAGTTCATCAAGGCCCGGCTGCTGGAGGTGGAGAAAAGGTCTCCCGACCGGATCGAACCTCCTTGCCCGGTATTCGGAATCTGCGGCGGCTGCCAGATTCAGCATATCTCCTACGAAGGCCAGCTTCGGGCCAAGACGGAGCTCGTTCGCGAGGCGTTCTCACGCTATGCCGGTCTGGAAGAAGTCAAAATCAAACCGATGCTCGGAATGGAACATCCCTGGGATTACCGCAATAAGGCTCAGCTTCAATTGAAGCGGAAGGGGAATGAAGTCATCGCCGGTCTATATGAGGCGGGAAGCCACGATATTGTCGACATCAGCGGCTGTCCAATTCAGCATCCGCAGGTCAACAGCGCGGTGGAGAAAGTAAAATCCGTACTGGAAGAGATGCGGATTCCGCTGCATAAGGAGAACGGCGCCAAAGACGGCGTGCGGACCATCGTGGTCCGGCACGGATTTCAGTCCGGCCATCTGCAGGTGACGCTTGTCGCGGCCAGCGCCAGACTGCCCCGCCAGGACGACCTGATCCGCCTTCTTCGCTTAACGCTGCCGGAAGTAACCGGCATCGCCCTGAATGTCAATCCGAAGAAGACCCCGCTAATCTTCGGAGAGCGGACGATTACCTTGTGGGGCGAAGACACGATGGAAGAATCGCTGGGTGATTTGCAATTTTCGCTGTCGCCGCGCGCCTTCTTCCAGCTGAATCCGCAGCAGACGGTCAAGCTGTACGAATCGGTGCGCGCGGCTGCCGGGCTGACCGGCAGGGAGACGGTAGTCGATGCCTACTGCGGCACCGGTACGATCGGGCTATGGCTTGCGCCGTATGCCAAAGTAGTGCGCGGCATCGAGACGATCCCGGAAGCGGTGGAGGATGCGAAGCAGAATGCGGCCCGCAATGGCCGCGCCAACGTCAGCTTCCATACCGGAGCCGCCGAGGAGCTGCTGCCGCGCTGGGCCAAGGCCGGTCTGACCCCGGACGTCATCGTCGCCGATCCTCCCCGGACGGGGCTTGACCCCCGGTTTCTGGAGGCGGTGCTGCGCACCAAGCCGAACCGGTTCGTCTATGTCTCCTGCAACCCTTCGACCTTGGCGAAGGACTGCAAGGTGCTGCTGGACGGCGGCTATGCCATCCAGTGGGTCCAGCCTGTCGATATGTTCCCGCAGACGAGCCATGTGGAGTGCTGTGTGTTGCTGGTGAGGGAGTAG
- a CDS encoding DUF4256 domain-containing protein: MTTSPMSSNKELSPEQHEGLLKILKARFEKNMNRHQGLEWANVQAKLEAQTDKLWSLYEMERTGGEPDVVGHDNKTDDYIFYDCSAESPKGRRSVCYDREALESRKEHKPQNNAIEMAAAMDIELLTEEQYRELQKLGNFDLKTSSWVKTPASIRKLGGAIFCDRRYDTVFMYHNGAESYYAARGFRGSLRV, from the coding sequence ATGACAACGAGTCCCATGAGCAGTAACAAGGAGTTATCTCCGGAACAACATGAAGGACTACTCAAAATATTGAAAGCACGTTTTGAGAAAAACATGAACCGCCATCAAGGTCTTGAATGGGCTAATGTACAAGCAAAGCTCGAAGCTCAAACAGATAAATTATGGTCGCTCTATGAAATGGAGAGAACTGGCGGCGAACCGGATGTCGTTGGTCATGACAATAAGACGGACGATTACATTTTTTACGATTGTTCAGCGGAAAGTCCTAAGGGTCGCAGAAGTGTTTGTTACGACCGTGAAGCGCTGGAGTCACGGAAAGAACATAAGCCGCAAAACAATGCGATAGAAATGGCAGCTGCCATGGATATTGAACTTTTAACAGAAGAACAATACCGGGAGCTGCAGAAACTTGGAAACTTCGATTTGAAAACTTCGAGCTGGGTGAAAACACCCGCTAGTATTAGAAAACTCGGCGGGGCCATCTTTTGCGATCGTCGCTATGACACTGTCTTCATGTACCACAATGGAGCAGAATCCTATTATGCTGCTAGAGGGTTCCGTGGCTCGCTAAGGGTCTAA